The Argopecten irradians isolate NY chromosome 16, Ai_NY, whole genome shotgun sequence genome window below encodes:
- the LOC138310063 gene encoding carbohydrate sulfotransferase 15-like, with protein sequence MAMMVIMTEDSIGWIYCASSLTQREKDYVRIGKEGRRIFVCFAASHILWDKPSTFTEYVDQFDTAAAVIQNANDEQKSTFITGEGTPDTLWEHIWWWGFPENKKDEEPGLINAHFIRHLLPDVKILVILRNPVDRLYSDYLFFLPKKSKSEEEFHKKTRRSVDKFNNCLTKHSIRHCAYKVTYTDLGLYSSLYSVFLKDWMTVFPRKQFFITTLEDYSKNQTLVASEIFTFLGLRADSGRGNTHFNSRRPSVKHMGDMYNETRRILEQFYKPFNRELAALLDDPKFLWGS encoded by the exons ATGGCGATGATGGTTATCATGACCGAAGACAGCATTGGATGGATATATTGTGCAAGCAGTCTAACGCAACGAGAAAAAGACTATGTTCGGATAGGAAAAGAAGGACGAAGAATATTCGTTTGCTTCGCTGCCTCCCATATTTTAT GGGACAAACCGTCTACATTTACAGAATATGTCGACCAGTTTGATACAGCGGCCGCAGTGATACAAAATGCTAACGACGAACAGAAATCGACCTTCATTACTG GAGAAGGCACTCCGGATACATTGTGGGAACACATTTGGTGGTGGGGGTTCCCTGAGAATAAAAAGGACGAGGAACCAGGATTGATAAACGCTCATTTCATACGACACCTTCTCCCGGATGTGAAAATACTGGTCATACTTAGAAATCCTGTTGATCG gCTATATTCTGACTACCTATTCTTCTTACCGAAGAAAAGCAAGTCGGAGGAGGAGTTTCATAAAAAAACTAGGCGCTCTGTGGATAAATTTAATAACTGTCTAACGAAGCATAGTATACGTCACTGCGCTTACAAG GTAACCTATACAGATTTAGGTCTGTATAGTAGCCTATATTCTGTATTCCTTAAGGACTGGATGACAGTTTTCCCAAGGAAACAATTCTTCATCACCACATTAGAAGACTATTCCAAGAACCAAACATTGGTTGCATCGGAAATATTCACCTTTCTTGGTTTAC GTGCTGACTCAGGAAGAGGAAACACTCATTTTAATTCACGACGGCCTTCCGTAAAACACATGGGTGACATGTATAACGAGACAAGACGAATATTAGAGCAATTTTACAAACCATTTAATCGTGAACTCGCAGCACTTTTGGATGATCCAAAGTTTCTATGGGGGTCATAA